The following are encoded together in the Rhinopithecus roxellana isolate Shanxi Qingling chromosome 5, ASM756505v1, whole genome shotgun sequence genome:
- the TRIM69 gene encoding E3 ubiquitin-protein ligase TRIM69 isoform X2 — translation MGCWVHGWSWKVSSNPSSNIDPGNYVETNDSIAHLPSKVVIQDITMELHCPLCNDWFHDPLMLSCGHNFCQACIQDFWRLQAKETFCPDCKMLCQYSNCTFNLVLDKLVEKIKKLPLLKGHPQCPEHGENLKLFSKPDGKLICFQCKDARLSVGQSEEFLQISDAVHFFTEELAIQQGQLETTLKELQSLRNTQKEAIAAHKENKLHLQQHVSMEFLKLHQFLHSKEKDILTELREEGKALNEEMELNLSQLQEQCLLAKDMLVSIQAKMEQQNSFDFLKDITTLLDSLEQGMRVLATRELISRKLNPGQYKGPIQYMVWREMQDTLCPGLSPLTLDPKTAHPNLVLSKNQTSVWHGDIKKVMPDDPERFDSSVAVLGSRGFTSGKWYWEVEVAKKTKWTVGVVRESIIRKGICPLTPEQGFWLLRLRNQTDLKALDLPSCSLTLTNNLDKVGIYLDYEGGQVSFYNAKTMTHIYTFSNTFIEKLYPYFCPCLNDGGENKEPMHILHPQ, via the exons GTATCCTCCAACCCCTCCTCCAACATCGATCCAGGCAACTATGTTGAAACGAACGATTCAATCGCCCACCTACCTTCTAAAGTGGTGATACAAGATATTACTATGGAGCTACACTGCCCACTGTGCAACGATTGGTTCCATGACCCACTGATGCTAAGCTGTGGCCACAACTTCTGTCAAGCCTGTATCCAAGACTTCTGGAGGCTGCAAGCAAAGGAAACATTCTGTCCTGACTGTAAGATGCTATGTCAGTATAGCAACTGTACATTCAACCTTGTACTGGACAAGTTGGTAGAGAAGATTAAGAAGTTACCCCTACTCAAGGGCCATCCACAGTGCCCAGAGCATGGAGAGAACCTGAAACTGTTCAGTAAACCAGATGGGAAACTGATCTGCTTTCAATGCAAGGATGCTCGGTTGTCTGTGGGGCAGTCTGAGGAGTTCCTGCAAATCTCTGATGCTGTCCATTTCTTCACG GAGGAGCTTGCCATCCAACAGGGTCAACTGGAGACAACTCTGAAGGAGCTTCAGTCCCTGAGGAACACGCAGAAGGAAGCTATTGCTGCTCACAAG GAAAACAAGCTACATCTGCAGCAACACGTGTCCATGGAGTTTCTAAAGCTGCATCAGttcctgcacagcaaagaaaaggacattttaaCTGAGCTCCGGGAAGAGGGGAAAGCCTTGAATGAGGAGATGGAGCTGAATCTGAGCCAGCTTCAGGAGCAATGTCTCTTAGCCAAGGATATGTTGGTGAGCATTCAGGCAAAGATGGAACAACAGAACTCCTTCGACTTTCTCAAA gACATCACAACTCTCTTAGATAG CTTGGAGCAAGGAATGAGGGTGCTGGCAACCAGAGAGCTTATTTCCAGAAAGCTGAACCCGGGCCAGTACAAAGGTCCTATCCAGTACATGGTATGGAGGGAAATGCAGGACACTCTCTGTCCAG gCCTATCTCCACTAACTCTGGACCCTAAAACAGCTCACCCAAATCTGGTGCTCTCCAAAAACCAAACCAGCGTCTGGCATGGTGACATTAAGAAGGTAATGCCTGATGATCCAGAGAGGTTTGACTCAAGTGTGGCTGTGCTGGGCTCAAGAGGCTTCACCTCTGGAAAGTGGTACTGGGAAGTAGAAGTAGCAAAGAAGACAAAATGGACAGTTGGAGTCGTCCGAGAATCCATCATTCGGAAGGGCATCTGTCCTCTAACTCCTGAGCAAGGATTCTGGCTTTTAAGACTAAGGAACCAAACTGATCTAAAGGCTCTGGATTTGCCTTCTTGCAGTCTGACACTGACTAACAACCTCGACAAAGTGGGCATATACCTGGATTATGAAGGAGGGCAGGTGTCCTTCTACAATGCTAAAACCATGACTCACATTTATACCTTCAGTAACACTTTCATAGAGAAACTTTATCCCTACTTCTGCCCCTGCCTTAATGATGGTGGAGAGAATAAAGAACCAATGCACATTTTACATCCACAGTAA
- the TRIM69 gene encoding E3 ubiquitin-protein ligase TRIM69 isoform X3 — MEVSSNPSSNIDPGNYVETNDSIAHLPSKVVIQDITMELHCPLCNDWFHDPLMLSCGHNFCQACIQDFWRLQAKETFCPDCKMLCQYSNCTFNLVLDKLVEKIKKLPLLKGHPQCPEHGENLKLFSKPDGKLICFQCKDARLSVGQSEEFLQISDAVHFFTVGGACHPTGSTGDNSEGASVPEEHAEGSYCCSQGFQENKLHLQQHVSMEFLKLHQFLHSKEKDILTELREEGKALNEEMELNLSQLQEQCLLAKDMLVSIQAKMEQQNSFDFLKDITTLLDSLEQGMRVLATRELISRKLNPGQYKGPIQYMVWREMQDTLCPGLSPLTLDPKTAHPNLVLSKNQTSVWHGDIKKVMPDDPERFDSSVAVLGSRGFTSGKWYWEVEVAKKTKWTVGVVRESIIRKGICPLTPEQGFWLLRLRNQTDLKALDLPSCSLTLTNNLDKVGIYLDYEGGQVSFYNAKTMTHIYTFSNTFIEKLYPYFCPCLNDGGENKEPMHILHPQ; from the exons GTATCCTCCAACCCCTCCTCCAACATCGATCCAGGCAACTATGTTGAAACGAACGATTCAATCGCCCACCTACCTTCTAAAGTGGTGATACAAGATATTACTATGGAGCTACACTGCCCACTGTGCAACGATTGGTTCCATGACCCACTGATGCTAAGCTGTGGCCACAACTTCTGTCAAGCCTGTATCCAAGACTTCTGGAGGCTGCAAGCAAAGGAAACATTCTGTCCTGACTGTAAGATGCTATGTCAGTATAGCAACTGTACATTCAACCTTGTACTGGACAAGTTGGTAGAGAAGATTAAGAAGTTACCCCTACTCAAGGGCCATCCACAGTGCCCAGAGCATGGAGAGAACCTGAAACTGTTCAGTAAACCAGATGGGAAACTGATCTGCTTTCAATGCAAGGATGCTCGGTTGTCTGTGGGGCAGTCTGAGGAGTTCCTGCAAATCTCTGATGCTGTCCATTTCTTCACGGTGG GAGGAGCTTGCCATCCAACAGGGTCAACTGGAGACAACTCTGAAGGAGCTTCAGTCCCTGAGGAACACGCAGAAGGAAGCTATTGCTGCTCACAAG GTTTCCAGGAAAACAAGCTACATCTGCAGCAACACGTGTCCATGGAGTTTCTAAAGCTGCATCAGttcctgcacagcaaagaaaaggacattttaaCTGAGCTCCGGGAAGAGGGGAAAGCCTTGAATGAGGAGATGGAGCTGAATCTGAGCCAGCTTCAGGAGCAATGTCTCTTAGCCAAGGATATGTTGGTGAGCATTCAGGCAAAGATGGAACAACAGAACTCCTTCGACTTTCTCAAA gACATCACAACTCTCTTAGATAG CTTGGAGCAAGGAATGAGGGTGCTGGCAACCAGAGAGCTTATTTCCAGAAAGCTGAACCCGGGCCAGTACAAAGGTCCTATCCAGTACATGGTATGGAGGGAAATGCAGGACACTCTCTGTCCAG gCCTATCTCCACTAACTCTGGACCCTAAAACAGCTCACCCAAATCTGGTGCTCTCCAAAAACCAAACCAGCGTCTGGCATGGTGACATTAAGAAGGTAATGCCTGATGATCCAGAGAGGTTTGACTCAAGTGTGGCTGTGCTGGGCTCAAGAGGCTTCACCTCTGGAAAGTGGTACTGGGAAGTAGAAGTAGCAAAGAAGACAAAATGGACAGTTGGAGTCGTCCGAGAATCCATCATTCGGAAGGGCATCTGTCCTCTAACTCCTGAGCAAGGATTCTGGCTTTTAAGACTAAGGAACCAAACTGATCTAAAGGCTCTGGATTTGCCTTCTTGCAGTCTGACACTGACTAACAACCTCGACAAAGTGGGCATATACCTGGATTATGAAGGAGGGCAGGTGTCCTTCTACAATGCTAAAACCATGACTCACATTTATACCTTCAGTAACACTTTCATAGAGAAACTTTATCCCTACTTCTGCCCCTGCCTTAATGATGGTGGAGAGAATAAAGAACCAATGCACATTTTACATCCACAGTAA
- the TRIM69 gene encoding E3 ubiquitin-protein ligase TRIM69 isoform X4 encodes MEVSSNPSSNIDPGNYVETNDSIAHLPSKVVIQDITMELHCPLCNDWFHDPLMLSCGHNFCQACIQDFWRLQAKETFCPDCKMLCQYSNCTFNLVLDKLVEKIKKLPLLKGHPQCPEHGENLKLFSKPDGKLICFQCKDARLSVGQSEEFLQISDAVHFFTEELAIQQGQLETTLKELQSLRNTQKEAIAAHKENKLHLQQHVSMEFLKLHQFLHSKEKDILTELREEGKALNEEMELNLSQLQEQCLLAKDMLVSIQAKMEQQNSFDFLKDITTLLDSLEQGMRVLATRELISRKLNPGQYKGPIQYMVWREMQDTLCPGLSPLTLDPKTAHPNLVLSKNQTSVWHGDIKKVMPDDPERFDSSVAVLGSRGFTSGKWYWEVEVAKKTKWTVGVVRESIIRKGICPLTPEQGFWLLRLRNQTDLKALDLPSCSLTLTNNLDKVGIYLDYEGGQVSFYNAKTMTHIYTFSNTFIEKLYPYFCPCLNDGGENKEPMHILHPQ; translated from the exons GTATCCTCCAACCCCTCCTCCAACATCGATCCAGGCAACTATGTTGAAACGAACGATTCAATCGCCCACCTACCTTCTAAAGTGGTGATACAAGATATTACTATGGAGCTACACTGCCCACTGTGCAACGATTGGTTCCATGACCCACTGATGCTAAGCTGTGGCCACAACTTCTGTCAAGCCTGTATCCAAGACTTCTGGAGGCTGCAAGCAAAGGAAACATTCTGTCCTGACTGTAAGATGCTATGTCAGTATAGCAACTGTACATTCAACCTTGTACTGGACAAGTTGGTAGAGAAGATTAAGAAGTTACCCCTACTCAAGGGCCATCCACAGTGCCCAGAGCATGGAGAGAACCTGAAACTGTTCAGTAAACCAGATGGGAAACTGATCTGCTTTCAATGCAAGGATGCTCGGTTGTCTGTGGGGCAGTCTGAGGAGTTCCTGCAAATCTCTGATGCTGTCCATTTCTTCACG GAGGAGCTTGCCATCCAACAGGGTCAACTGGAGACAACTCTGAAGGAGCTTCAGTCCCTGAGGAACACGCAGAAGGAAGCTATTGCTGCTCACAAG GAAAACAAGCTACATCTGCAGCAACACGTGTCCATGGAGTTTCTAAAGCTGCATCAGttcctgcacagcaaagaaaaggacattttaaCTGAGCTCCGGGAAGAGGGGAAAGCCTTGAATGAGGAGATGGAGCTGAATCTGAGCCAGCTTCAGGAGCAATGTCTCTTAGCCAAGGATATGTTGGTGAGCATTCAGGCAAAGATGGAACAACAGAACTCCTTCGACTTTCTCAAA gACATCACAACTCTCTTAGATAG CTTGGAGCAAGGAATGAGGGTGCTGGCAACCAGAGAGCTTATTTCCAGAAAGCTGAACCCGGGCCAGTACAAAGGTCCTATCCAGTACATGGTATGGAGGGAAATGCAGGACACTCTCTGTCCAG gCCTATCTCCACTAACTCTGGACCCTAAAACAGCTCACCCAAATCTGGTGCTCTCCAAAAACCAAACCAGCGTCTGGCATGGTGACATTAAGAAGGTAATGCCTGATGATCCAGAGAGGTTTGACTCAAGTGTGGCTGTGCTGGGCTCAAGAGGCTTCACCTCTGGAAAGTGGTACTGGGAAGTAGAAGTAGCAAAGAAGACAAAATGGACAGTTGGAGTCGTCCGAGAATCCATCATTCGGAAGGGCATCTGTCCTCTAACTCCTGAGCAAGGATTCTGGCTTTTAAGACTAAGGAACCAAACTGATCTAAAGGCTCTGGATTTGCCTTCTTGCAGTCTGACACTGACTAACAACCTCGACAAAGTGGGCATATACCTGGATTATGAAGGAGGGCAGGTGTCCTTCTACAATGCTAAAACCATGACTCACATTTATACCTTCAGTAACACTTTCATAGAGAAACTTTATCCCTACTTCTGCCCCTGCCTTAATGATGGTGGAGAGAATAAAGAACCAATGCACATTTTACATCCACAGTAA
- the TRIM69 gene encoding E3 ubiquitin-protein ligase TRIM69 isoform X1, producing MGCWVHGWSWKVSSNPSSNIDPGNYVETNDSIAHLPSKVVIQDITMELHCPLCNDWFHDPLMLSCGHNFCQACIQDFWRLQAKETFCPDCKMLCQYSNCTFNLVLDKLVEKIKKLPLLKGHPQCPEHGENLKLFSKPDGKLICFQCKDARLSVGQSEEFLQISDAVHFFTVGGACHPTGSTGDNSEGASVPEEHAEGSYCCSQGFQENKLHLQQHVSMEFLKLHQFLHSKEKDILTELREEGKALNEEMELNLSQLQEQCLLAKDMLVSIQAKMEQQNSFDFLKDITTLLDSLEQGMRVLATRELISRKLNPGQYKGPIQYMVWREMQDTLCPGLSPLTLDPKTAHPNLVLSKNQTSVWHGDIKKVMPDDPERFDSSVAVLGSRGFTSGKWYWEVEVAKKTKWTVGVVRESIIRKGICPLTPEQGFWLLRLRNQTDLKALDLPSCSLTLTNNLDKVGIYLDYEGGQVSFYNAKTMTHIYTFSNTFIEKLYPYFCPCLNDGGENKEPMHILHPQ from the exons GTATCCTCCAACCCCTCCTCCAACATCGATCCAGGCAACTATGTTGAAACGAACGATTCAATCGCCCACCTACCTTCTAAAGTGGTGATACAAGATATTACTATGGAGCTACACTGCCCACTGTGCAACGATTGGTTCCATGACCCACTGATGCTAAGCTGTGGCCACAACTTCTGTCAAGCCTGTATCCAAGACTTCTGGAGGCTGCAAGCAAAGGAAACATTCTGTCCTGACTGTAAGATGCTATGTCAGTATAGCAACTGTACATTCAACCTTGTACTGGACAAGTTGGTAGAGAAGATTAAGAAGTTACCCCTACTCAAGGGCCATCCACAGTGCCCAGAGCATGGAGAGAACCTGAAACTGTTCAGTAAACCAGATGGGAAACTGATCTGCTTTCAATGCAAGGATGCTCGGTTGTCTGTGGGGCAGTCTGAGGAGTTCCTGCAAATCTCTGATGCTGTCCATTTCTTCACGGTGG GAGGAGCTTGCCATCCAACAGGGTCAACTGGAGACAACTCTGAAGGAGCTTCAGTCCCTGAGGAACACGCAGAAGGAAGCTATTGCTGCTCACAAG GTTTCCAGGAAAACAAGCTACATCTGCAGCAACACGTGTCCATGGAGTTTCTAAAGCTGCATCAGttcctgcacagcaaagaaaaggacattttaaCTGAGCTCCGGGAAGAGGGGAAAGCCTTGAATGAGGAGATGGAGCTGAATCTGAGCCAGCTTCAGGAGCAATGTCTCTTAGCCAAGGATATGTTGGTGAGCATTCAGGCAAAGATGGAACAACAGAACTCCTTCGACTTTCTCAAA gACATCACAACTCTCTTAGATAG CTTGGAGCAAGGAATGAGGGTGCTGGCAACCAGAGAGCTTATTTCCAGAAAGCTGAACCCGGGCCAGTACAAAGGTCCTATCCAGTACATGGTATGGAGGGAAATGCAGGACACTCTCTGTCCAG gCCTATCTCCACTAACTCTGGACCCTAAAACAGCTCACCCAAATCTGGTGCTCTCCAAAAACCAAACCAGCGTCTGGCATGGTGACATTAAGAAGGTAATGCCTGATGATCCAGAGAGGTTTGACTCAAGTGTGGCTGTGCTGGGCTCAAGAGGCTTCACCTCTGGAAAGTGGTACTGGGAAGTAGAAGTAGCAAAGAAGACAAAATGGACAGTTGGAGTCGTCCGAGAATCCATCATTCGGAAGGGCATCTGTCCTCTAACTCCTGAGCAAGGATTCTGGCTTTTAAGACTAAGGAACCAAACTGATCTAAAGGCTCTGGATTTGCCTTCTTGCAGTCTGACACTGACTAACAACCTCGACAAAGTGGGCATATACCTGGATTATGAAGGAGGGCAGGTGTCCTTCTACAATGCTAAAACCATGACTCACATTTATACCTTCAGTAACACTTTCATAGAGAAACTTTATCCCTACTTCTGCCCCTGCCTTAATGATGGTGGAGAGAATAAAGAACCAATGCACATTTTACATCCACAGTAA
- the TRIM69 gene encoding E3 ubiquitin-protein ligase TRIM69 isoform X5 — translation MGCWVHGWSWKVSSNPSSNIDPGNYVETNDSIAHLPSKVVIQDITMELHCPLCNDWFHDPLMLSCGHNFCQACIQDFWRLQAKETFCPDCKMLCQYSNCTFNLVLDKLVEKIKKLPLLKGHPQCPEHGENLKLFSKPDGKLICFQCKDARLSVGQSEEFLQISDAVHFFTVGGACHPTGSTGDNSEGASVPEEHAEGSYCCSQGFQENKLHLQQHVSMEFLKLHQFLHSKEKDILTELREEGKALNEEMELNLSQLQEQCLLAKDMLDITTLLDSLEQGMRVLATRELISRKLNPGQYKGPIQYMVWREMQDTLCPGLSPLTLDPKTAHPNLVLSKNQTSVWHGDIKKVMPDDPERFDSSVAVLGSRGFTSGKWYWEVEVAKKTKWTVGVVRESIIRKGICPLTPEQGFWLLRLRNQTDLKALDLPSCSLTLTNNLDKVGIYLDYEGGQVSFYNAKTMTHIYTFSNTFIEKLYPYFCPCLNDGGENKEPMHILHPQ, via the exons GTATCCTCCAACCCCTCCTCCAACATCGATCCAGGCAACTATGTTGAAACGAACGATTCAATCGCCCACCTACCTTCTAAAGTGGTGATACAAGATATTACTATGGAGCTACACTGCCCACTGTGCAACGATTGGTTCCATGACCCACTGATGCTAAGCTGTGGCCACAACTTCTGTCAAGCCTGTATCCAAGACTTCTGGAGGCTGCAAGCAAAGGAAACATTCTGTCCTGACTGTAAGATGCTATGTCAGTATAGCAACTGTACATTCAACCTTGTACTGGACAAGTTGGTAGAGAAGATTAAGAAGTTACCCCTACTCAAGGGCCATCCACAGTGCCCAGAGCATGGAGAGAACCTGAAACTGTTCAGTAAACCAGATGGGAAACTGATCTGCTTTCAATGCAAGGATGCTCGGTTGTCTGTGGGGCAGTCTGAGGAGTTCCTGCAAATCTCTGATGCTGTCCATTTCTTCACGGTGG GAGGAGCTTGCCATCCAACAGGGTCAACTGGAGACAACTCTGAAGGAGCTTCAGTCCCTGAGGAACACGCAGAAGGAAGCTATTGCTGCTCACAAG GTTTCCAGGAAAACAAGCTACATCTGCAGCAACACGTGTCCATGGAGTTTCTAAAGCTGCATCAGttcctgcacagcaaagaaaaggacattttaaCTGAGCTCCGGGAAGAGGGGAAAGCCTTGAATGAGGAGATGGAGCTGAATCTGAGCCAGCTTCAGGAGCAATGTCTCTTAGCCAAGGATATGTTG gACATCACAACTCTCTTAGATAG CTTGGAGCAAGGAATGAGGGTGCTGGCAACCAGAGAGCTTATTTCCAGAAAGCTGAACCCGGGCCAGTACAAAGGTCCTATCCAGTACATGGTATGGAGGGAAATGCAGGACACTCTCTGTCCAG gCCTATCTCCACTAACTCTGGACCCTAAAACAGCTCACCCAAATCTGGTGCTCTCCAAAAACCAAACCAGCGTCTGGCATGGTGACATTAAGAAGGTAATGCCTGATGATCCAGAGAGGTTTGACTCAAGTGTGGCTGTGCTGGGCTCAAGAGGCTTCACCTCTGGAAAGTGGTACTGGGAAGTAGAAGTAGCAAAGAAGACAAAATGGACAGTTGGAGTCGTCCGAGAATCCATCATTCGGAAGGGCATCTGTCCTCTAACTCCTGAGCAAGGATTCTGGCTTTTAAGACTAAGGAACCAAACTGATCTAAAGGCTCTGGATTTGCCTTCTTGCAGTCTGACACTGACTAACAACCTCGACAAAGTGGGCATATACCTGGATTATGAAGGAGGGCAGGTGTCCTTCTACAATGCTAAAACCATGACTCACATTTATACCTTCAGTAACACTTTCATAGAGAAACTTTATCCCTACTTCTGCCCCTGCCTTAATGATGGTGGAGAGAATAAAGAACCAATGCACATTTTACATCCACAGTAA
- the TRIM69 gene encoding E3 ubiquitin-protein ligase TRIM69 isoform X6 encodes MELHCPLCNDWFHDPLMLSCGHNFCQACIQDFWRLQAKETFCPDCKMLCQYSNCTFNLVLDKLVEKIKKLPLLKGHPQCPEHGENLKLFSKPDGKLICFQCKDARLSVGQSEEFLQISDAVHFFTVGGACHPTGSTGDNSEGASVPEEHAEGSYCCSQGFQENKLHLQQHVSMEFLKLHQFLHSKEKDILTELREEGKALNEEMELNLSQLQEQCLLAKDMLVSIQAKMEQQNSFDFLKDITTLLDSLEQGMRVLATRELISRKLNPGQYKGPIQYMVWREMQDTLCPGLSPLTLDPKTAHPNLVLSKNQTSVWHGDIKKVMPDDPERFDSSVAVLGSRGFTSGKWYWEVEVAKKTKWTVGVVRESIIRKGICPLTPEQGFWLLRLRNQTDLKALDLPSCSLTLTNNLDKVGIYLDYEGGQVSFYNAKTMTHIYTFSNTFIEKLYPYFCPCLNDGGENKEPMHILHPQ; translated from the exons ATGGAGCTACACTGCCCACTGTGCAACGATTGGTTCCATGACCCACTGATGCTAAGCTGTGGCCACAACTTCTGTCAAGCCTGTATCCAAGACTTCTGGAGGCTGCAAGCAAAGGAAACATTCTGTCCTGACTGTAAGATGCTATGTCAGTATAGCAACTGTACATTCAACCTTGTACTGGACAAGTTGGTAGAGAAGATTAAGAAGTTACCCCTACTCAAGGGCCATCCACAGTGCCCAGAGCATGGAGAGAACCTGAAACTGTTCAGTAAACCAGATGGGAAACTGATCTGCTTTCAATGCAAGGATGCTCGGTTGTCTGTGGGGCAGTCTGAGGAGTTCCTGCAAATCTCTGATGCTGTCCATTTCTTCACGGTGG GAGGAGCTTGCCATCCAACAGGGTCAACTGGAGACAACTCTGAAGGAGCTTCAGTCCCTGAGGAACACGCAGAAGGAAGCTATTGCTGCTCACAAG GTTTCCAGGAAAACAAGCTACATCTGCAGCAACACGTGTCCATGGAGTTTCTAAAGCTGCATCAGttcctgcacagcaaagaaaaggacattttaaCTGAGCTCCGGGAAGAGGGGAAAGCCTTGAATGAGGAGATGGAGCTGAATCTGAGCCAGCTTCAGGAGCAATGTCTCTTAGCCAAGGATATGTTGGTGAGCATTCAGGCAAAGATGGAACAACAGAACTCCTTCGACTTTCTCAAA gACATCACAACTCTCTTAGATAG CTTGGAGCAAGGAATGAGGGTGCTGGCAACCAGAGAGCTTATTTCCAGAAAGCTGAACCCGGGCCAGTACAAAGGTCCTATCCAGTACATGGTATGGAGGGAAATGCAGGACACTCTCTGTCCAG gCCTATCTCCACTAACTCTGGACCCTAAAACAGCTCACCCAAATCTGGTGCTCTCCAAAAACCAAACCAGCGTCTGGCATGGTGACATTAAGAAGGTAATGCCTGATGATCCAGAGAGGTTTGACTCAAGTGTGGCTGTGCTGGGCTCAAGAGGCTTCACCTCTGGAAAGTGGTACTGGGAAGTAGAAGTAGCAAAGAAGACAAAATGGACAGTTGGAGTCGTCCGAGAATCCATCATTCGGAAGGGCATCTGTCCTCTAACTCCTGAGCAAGGATTCTGGCTTTTAAGACTAAGGAACCAAACTGATCTAAAGGCTCTGGATTTGCCTTCTTGCAGTCTGACACTGACTAACAACCTCGACAAAGTGGGCATATACCTGGATTATGAAGGAGGGCAGGTGTCCTTCTACAATGCTAAAACCATGACTCACATTTATACCTTCAGTAACACTTTCATAGAGAAACTTTATCCCTACTTCTGCCCCTGCCTTAATGATGGTGGAGAGAATAAAGAACCAATGCACATTTTACATCCACAGTAA
- the TRIM69 gene encoding E3 ubiquitin-protein ligase TRIM69 isoform X7, whose product MLGCLWGSLRSSCKSLMLSISSRWEELAIQQGQLETTLKELQSLRNTQKEAIAAHKENKLHLQQHVSMEFLKLHQFLHSKEKDILTELREEGKALNEEMELNLSQLQEQCLLAKDMLVSIQAKMEQQNSFDFLKDITTLLDSLEQGMRVLATRELISRKLNPGQYKGPIQYMVWREMQDTLCPGLSPLTLDPKTAHPNLVLSKNQTSVWHGDIKKVMPDDPERFDSSVAVLGSRGFTSGKWYWEVEVAKKTKWTVGVVRESIIRKGICPLTPEQGFWLLRLRNQTDLKALDLPSCSLTLTNNLDKVGIYLDYEGGQVSFYNAKTMTHIYTFSNTFIEKLYPYFCPCLNDGGENKEPMHILHPQ is encoded by the exons ATGCTCGGTTGTCTGTGGGGCAGTCTGAGGAGTTCCTGCAAATCTCTGATGCTGTCCATTTCTTCACGGTGG GAGGAGCTTGCCATCCAACAGGGTCAACTGGAGACAACTCTGAAGGAGCTTCAGTCCCTGAGGAACACGCAGAAGGAAGCTATTGCTGCTCACAAG GAAAACAAGCTACATCTGCAGCAACACGTGTCCATGGAGTTTCTAAAGCTGCATCAGttcctgcacagcaaagaaaaggacattttaaCTGAGCTCCGGGAAGAGGGGAAAGCCTTGAATGAGGAGATGGAGCTGAATCTGAGCCAGCTTCAGGAGCAATGTCTCTTAGCCAAGGATATGTTGGTGAGCATTCAGGCAAAGATGGAACAACAGAACTCCTTCGACTTTCTCAAA gACATCACAACTCTCTTAGATAG CTTGGAGCAAGGAATGAGGGTGCTGGCAACCAGAGAGCTTATTTCCAGAAAGCTGAACCCGGGCCAGTACAAAGGTCCTATCCAGTACATGGTATGGAGGGAAATGCAGGACACTCTCTGTCCAG gCCTATCTCCACTAACTCTGGACCCTAAAACAGCTCACCCAAATCTGGTGCTCTCCAAAAACCAAACCAGCGTCTGGCATGGTGACATTAAGAAGGTAATGCCTGATGATCCAGAGAGGTTTGACTCAAGTGTGGCTGTGCTGGGCTCAAGAGGCTTCACCTCTGGAAAGTGGTACTGGGAAGTAGAAGTAGCAAAGAAGACAAAATGGACAGTTGGAGTCGTCCGAGAATCCATCATTCGGAAGGGCATCTGTCCTCTAACTCCTGAGCAAGGATTCTGGCTTTTAAGACTAAGGAACCAAACTGATCTAAAGGCTCTGGATTTGCCTTCTTGCAGTCTGACACTGACTAACAACCTCGACAAAGTGGGCATATACCTGGATTATGAAGGAGGGCAGGTGTCCTTCTACAATGCTAAAACCATGACTCACATTTATACCTTCAGTAACACTTTCATAGAGAAACTTTATCCCTACTTCTGCCCCTGCCTTAATGATGGTGGAGAGAATAAAGAACCAATGCACATTTTACATCCACAGTAA